Within the Cystobacter fuscus DSM 2262 genome, the region CCACGGCACGGCAGCACGGACACGTGCGCCACGAGGGGCAACTCCCGCTCCACCAACTCCGGCCGCCCCTGACTGCGACCCGCGAGGGCCGAGCCGAAGAGCCGCGAGAGGGCCACGCTCATGAACGACGAGGCCACGTAGGGCCGATCGTTGACGTACTGCTCCAGCGCGCCCCCCTCTCCCGAGGCTCCCCGGCGGCCCCGCACGAGCGCCACCGGATCGACCTCGAGCAACAGCGCGGCCGTGCATCGCTCGGGGCTCGCCTCCGGGTAGAAGACATGCGCCTGGCCGAACGAGAGCTCGAAGGATTGGGGCCGGGAAGGGTTCTTGTGCAGCAGGTAGCCCAGGTCCGTCGCGGGGACGTGGGTCGTCGAGAGGGTCAGGAGCAGGGCTCCCTCCAGGCAGAAGCGGATCCCGCGCCGGACGAGGCAAGCCCGTCCATCCTGACGGAGCGCCGCACTACGTGGAGCGCTACCGGGACTTGCCTCGGGAGCGGCTGGCCGAGGAGGAGCGGGAAGTCCTCGCCCTGCCCAACGCCGAGGTCTTCGAAGAGGTCCGCTGAGTCCCCGAGCGCTTGGACGTGGCCTTCTTCCGGGCCACCTTCGCGGCCGGGGTGTTGGCCACGAACTGCTTGCCCCGGCGCGATGCCGAGCGCTTCTTCTTCTCCGTGGCGCGCTTCTCGCTCTCGCTCAGCGAGTCCCAGGCCTTCTTCGGCAGGTAGCGCGAGGTGGTGCGGCCCTGGCGTGCTCGGGTGCCCCCTTTGCTCGTCCGCCAGTCCTCCTTCGTCCAGGAGTCGAGGGACTTCTGCGCCTCGCCCTTGCCGCCCGCGTAGCCGCCACCGGCCTTCTTGTACTCCTGGGCGAGGAGCTGGGACTTGCGGGCGCTCCACTGACCGGGCCGGCCACCCTTGTCACCGGCCTGGATCTTCTTCTTGAGCCGCTCGCGCAGCGCGGGGCGCGTGTACTTGCCCGAAGACGAGCGGGTGCTGCTGCGAGCACTCTTCCTGGCGGCCATGCGGGTTCCTTTCCATCTCGGGAGGCAACCCCTCAGGTGGGCCCCCTCCCGCTCGATGGCAACCCCGCGGGCGCACGAAGGCGTGGCGCCCTGAACACTCAGCCGGCCTTGAACTCGGCCCACACCGGCGCGTGATCCGAGGGCTGCTTGCCCTTGCGCGCCTCGCGATCCACTCCCGCCGCCGTCAGCCGCTTCACCAGCGGCCCGGTCGCGAGCACGTGGTCGATGCGCACGCCCTGGTTCTTCTGGAAGGCCAGCATCCGGTAGTCCCACCAGCTGAACTTCTTCTCGGCCGGGTACAGCGAGCGGAACGTGTCCGTCAGGCCGAAAGCGCACAGCTCCCGCCACGCCGCCTTCTCCTTCTCGGTGAAGAGCGTCTGCCCCTGCCACGCCACCGGATCCCACACGTCGAGGTCCTCGGGCGCCACGTTCCAGTCCCCGCAGAGCGCGAGCGGCTCGCCCGGCTTGTGCCGCGTGTCCAGGTAGCGCCGCAGCCGCGCGTAGAACTCCAGCTTGTAGACGTACGCGGGCGAGTCCACCTGCTGCCCGTTGGGCGCGTACACGCTCACCACCCGCACCCCGTCCACCGTGGCGGCGATCACCCGCGCGTGCGAGTCCTCCACTCCGTCGGACAGGCCACTCACCACGTCCTGGGGAGGCGTGCGCGCCAGGATGGCCACCCCGTTGTACGTCTTCTGCCCGTGCACCGCCGCGTGGTAGCCCGCCTCCAACACGGCCTCCCGCGGAAACTCGGCGTCGGTGCACTTCAACTCCTGAAGGCACACCACGTCGGGCTGAGTGTTCTTCAACCACTCCACCAGCCGGTCCAGCCGGGCGCGGACCGAGTTCACGTTCCAGGCAGCGATCTTCATCCCAGCCAACGTGGCATGTGATCTCCTACCTCGCCACCCTTTTTCCCCTGTAGGCCCACGTATGTTCCACGGTGTGGCCCGCGGACCACACGGCGGCGCCTTCCCCAGCGGGCGAGCGTCCTCGCCTTCCCGCATGACGCGCCGCCCCATAGAGGGAAGACCGCCTTGGCATGGGCGTCGCACTACCCCCTCACATGCGCTCCACCACCCTGTTCGCCTGCCTCGTCACCCTCTGCCTCGCCGGCTGTGAGGCCCGCTCGC harbors:
- the xth gene encoding exodeoxyribonuclease III — translated: MKIAAWNVNSVRARLDRLVEWLKNTQPDVVCLQELKCTDAEFPREAVLEAGYHAAVHGQKTYNGVAILARTPPQDVVSGLSDGVEDSHARVIAATVDGVRVVSVYAPNGQQVDSPAYVYKLEFYARLRRYLDTRHKPGEPLALCGDWNVAPEDLDVWDPVAWQGQTLFTEKEKAAWRELCAFGLTDTFRSLYPAEKKFSWWDYRMLAFQKNQGVRIDHVLATGPLVKRLTAAGVDREARKGKQPSDHAPVWAEFKAG